The Cyanobacterium stanieri LEGE 03274 nucleotide sequence TGACAGAGAAAATGATAATGTTAATTCATCGATATTAGTGGGGGCGGCGGCAAGTTTAGAACCTGTTTTAACTAAAATTGATGGTTTATATTCAGGAAATGTTGATTATACTTTTGCTTCTTCTGGGGTTTTACAACAACAAATTGAGCAGGGGGCTAATATTGATATTTTCATTTCTGCTTCTAATAAACAGATGGATGTTTTAGAAAAAAAGGATTTATTATTTACTAATAGTAAAGTCAGTTTAGTGGGTAATCAGATTGTTTTAATTACAAGAAATAATAGTTTGTTAAACATTAATGATTTTACTCAATTAACGGATAGTAGTATTAATTTAATTGCCATGGGAGAGCCTAAAAGTGTTCCTGCAGGGCAATATGGACAAGAAATATTGGATAATTTAAATATATTTTCTGAGTTAAAATCTCAGTCCAAATTTTTATTTACTAATAATGTTCGCTCTACTCTTATGGCGGTAGAAACGGGTAATGTTGATGTGGGAATTGTTTATTTTACGGATGCAATCAGTTCGGATAAAGTAAAGGTTATTGCGACGGCTGATGCTGATTTACATTCGTCTATTATTTATCCTGTGGCAATTATTAGGGATACTCAAAATTTGGGGGAGGCACAAAGATATTTACAATTTTTACAGGGGGAAGATGTACAAAATATTTTTATTGATTTTGGATTTAATCTTATGGAATAATGGTTAATTTTTCTCCTTTATGGATTTCTTTAAAAGTTTCTTTGTGTGCTACTTTTATTGCTTTTGTTTTTGGGGTTTCTTTTGCTTATGGATTATATAATTATAGGGGTAAGGGGCGATCGCTCTTAGAAGGTATTTTATTAATTCCTTTAGTATTACCACCGACTGTGGTAGGTTTTATTTTATTAATTTTACTAGGTAAAAATGGTATTTTAGCTCCATGGAATTTAAATTTTGTATTTAACTGGTATGGAGCGGTTATTGCCACTACTATTATGGGCTTTCCTTTGATGTTTAGAATTAGTTTGGGAGCTTTTGAGCAAATTGATTCTTTAATCCTTGATGCGGCCAGAATTGAGGGAGCATCGGAAATGATAGTTTTTATTTATATCGCTATTCCCATGGGTCTGCGTGGTATTATTTCAGGATTGGTGTTAACTTTTACTCGTATTATGGGAGAGTTTGGGGCAACTTTAATGGTGGCGGGAAATATACCCAACAAAACTCAAACGATACCAATGGCGATTTATTTTGCTGTACAGGGGGGAAATATCAATGAGGCGTGGTTCTGGTGTATTGTATTATTATTAATTTCTTTTTTGTCTATTTTTTTGATAAATTTATCGTCTATTTTTAAGGTTAATTAGGCTTTAAAAAAAGCCTAAAATATTTTAAGTAACCTAACACTTAATAGCTAAGATATATTTATCTTACCCTGGGGCGATCGTATTTACGGCTAGGTTTTCCACCACCATAATTAGATTTACCACGGTTATATTTACCGCCACGACCGTATTTTTTACCACCGATATTGGGTTTAGGAGTAGCAGGGGGGGGAACTTCCCAATCTTGCTGTAACCATGCGGGGCAATTTTGATCATAAAGAATTTGTAAGACTGCCGC carries:
- the modA gene encoding molybdate ABC transporter substrate-binding protein, which produces MKKNSIYIFLYALLFCFILGCVSIANFDRENDNVNSSILVGAAASLEPVLTKIDGLYSGNVDYTFASSGVLQQQIEQGANIDIFISASNKQMDVLEKKDLLFTNSKVSLVGNQIVLITRNNSLLNINDFTQLTDSSINLIAMGEPKSVPAGQYGQEILDNLNIFSELKSQSKFLFTNNVRSTLMAVETGNVDVGIVYFTDAISSDKVKVIATADADLHSSIIYPVAIIRDTQNLGEAQRYLQFLQGEDVQNIFIDFGFNLME
- the modB gene encoding molybdate ABC transporter permease subunit, which codes for MVNFSPLWISLKVSLCATFIAFVFGVSFAYGLYNYRGKGRSLLEGILLIPLVLPPTVVGFILLILLGKNGILAPWNLNFVFNWYGAVIATTIMGFPLMFRISLGAFEQIDSLILDAARIEGASEMIVFIYIAIPMGLRGIISGLVLTFTRIMGEFGATLMVAGNIPNKTQTIPMAIYFAVQGGNINEAWFWCIVLLLISFLSIFLINLSSIFKVN